One stretch of Pseudomonas azotoformans DNA includes these proteins:
- a CDS encoding NUDIX hydrolase, producing the protein MKIRATVICEHEGHILFVRKARSKWALPGGKVERNERPVGAAERELEEETGLNVDGLLYLQELKARDTVHHVFEASVVNVADAKPCNEIIDCQWHPYGAMDALDTTDATRHIVKSFLRRL; encoded by the coding sequence ATGAAGATACGCGCAACGGTCATTTGCGAACACGAGGGGCATATCCTCTTCGTGCGCAAGGCCAGATCCAAGTGGGCATTGCCGGGAGGCAAGGTCGAACGCAATGAACGCCCGGTCGGCGCGGCCGAACGTGAGTTGGAAGAAGAAACCGGATTGAACGTGGACGGCTTGCTGTACCTGCAGGAGCTCAAAGCCCGCGACACCGTGCACCACGTGTTCGAAGCGTCGGTGGTGAACGTCGCCGATGCAAAACCTTGCAATGAAATAATCGATTGCCAGTGGCACCCCTATGGCGCCATGGACGCGCTGGACACCACCGATGCCACCCGCCACATCGTCAAATCCTTCCTGCGTCGCCTGTAG